A stretch of DNA from Orcinus orca chromosome 3, mOrcOrc1.1, whole genome shotgun sequence:
TCTTTCAATGCGGATGCCTTGATCTGGACCATACAAATGTACTCCTGTTGTCTCCAAATGGGGAGACAGGCACCTCAAGGAAACGGCATTCATTCTCAGCACAGACTAATGTGTGGATAAATATTTCTGATATCAACAGGGAAGTAAATACTCATAGAGCCAGATGGAAAACAATGGACAGAGAAGCAGAAAATTGGTTAAAAGCCCAAACTCACCATTTACCATTTATGGGTCTCTAGCTCAGCCAAGTGTTCTGGGAAATCAAGAGGCTAATGACCGCAGGGGATCTACATGTGTTTCTGGTTCTACATGTTTTACATTAGGAGGCCCAGGATCAAACACTAGTATAACTGGTTTTATCCTGTAGAAGGAACTCGGGTAAAGTCTCAACATCTTGGAGTACAGAGTCTTGAATGCTTTTTGTATCTCAATTACTGactcatttttactttctttgtagGAGCCTCTCAAACTTTTAAACCTGATTTTTCTGTAGAAGTATGATAAAGATCAGTTCTCTGGAAACATTCATATTGCAAGATGCCCTGAGACTTTATTTCTAATCCTTATTTTAAGGATTATAGAAAGCTAGACTTTGCTTTGCTGTTCTTAAGTCAGTAGCAAGATTGAATTCACTATTCTGCCTTAACTAGTATATCAGGTGACCCTTGATTCCCATCATCACCAATTCTAAGACAGACCACACTTGTTTCCCTTTCCAGGCTTTTATCTGAAGATGTGGCATCTTTTCTGTATGTACTGTAAGTAGCATTCCAAAAAGGCACTAACCTCAGCTTTTATGGAAATAGGATGTTTTCTGTAATGGCCTGTCTTAGCTttaactatgtgtgtgtgtgtgtgtgtgtgtgtgtgtatgtgtattttatacatctttattggagtagaattgcttcacaatgctgtattagtttctgttgtacaacaaaatgaatcagccatatgcatacatatatccccatatcccctccctcttgagcctccctcccacgctccctatcccagccctgtAGGTCGTcgcaaagcatggagctgatctccctgtgctatgctgctgtttcccactagctagctattttacatttagtagtgtatctATAtacatgctactctcactttaccccagctttcccctctgcctccatgtcgtcaagtccattctctatgtctgcatctttattccttagCTTTaactgtatgtatttttataaaaatattgacttAAATTCGTATATTCATTTATGTTCGTTGTAGCTGAGGGCTTTGATCAGATTAGGCAGATTTTCTCTAATTGGTTAGAGAGACTGGAATTTAAGGACGTCTTCAACTTctatattcctttctttttttattagaagatctttttggtaaaaaaaaaaattgcattgaCTAGTGCTCTGTGATATAGAAATTCAGATATTTGAGTGTTCTATGTGACccaattttaattgtaaaaaataaaacattggatatattttattgccttttttcTTATCCATTGACTTATTTTAACTTCTTCATACAAAATCTCCCCCTCTGATTGAAAATgtgcaaaattttaattttcataagatTGAGAAAAAGTAGATTTATTTCGTATATTCTTTAGATTTATATGTAGCTATAGGTAAATGAACTAGTTTCACTATATCATGTTAAAGTTGGTCCATCTTAAGGAAAAGATTGATTTGatgcttaataataaaaaaattgggGGGGGAGTAATAGGGGAGGAGAAATAGACATCATATCTAGAAGGGAGAAGTTTCAAAAAATTTGTGGCCATCTTTAATCTGCCACATATGgtaaaatagatgttaaaatgtgGTAAGAATGCAGAGGAAAACTAAAAGCAGACACACAAACTATTAAAACCTTCCATCAATGCAGAATACTGAGTAATTAGAAAAATAGGATATCCACATTTTCAATAATGATAAGAAGCTAAAActgatcaaacaaacaaaatgctggCTAAAAGTAGCCAAGTGGTATGAATTCTTAGCAGAGTTCACTGAGGTGAAAGATCTTGGCAAGGCCAACAACCCAGCATCTCTTGTTTAAGTATATGTATGGGGATATATTATTGTATTAGTCATGTATTGTTGCATAATAAATTGCCCCTGATGAAAATTATCATCTTGCCATTTTTGtgagtcaggaatctgggagcTGCTTAGCTGGGTGATACTGGCTTAAGCTCTCTCAAGAAGTTGCAGTTATACTGTCAGCAGGACTGTGGTTTCATATGAAAGAATGCCTGGGGGAGAATCCAACAATATTATTCATGCCGTTGTTGGCAGGAGGCTTCAGTTTCTTGGTACATGAGGCTCACCATAGGACTACTTAAGACATAGCTCTTCCCCCAGAGTAAGCGATTCAAGAGTGGAGAGTGCACACGCAAATAAAAAGCTCTGATATCAGAGGTGACATGCCATCACTTCTCTCAAATGCTGCTGGTCACAGAGACTGTCCCTGGTACAATAAAGAAAGGGACTAAAAACAGTGCAAATACCAGGAGGCAGGAATCACTGGGGCCATCTTGCAGGCTGGCTACAAGCCAGGAGCCAAAGATAATGCCTTTGCTTTTGGTCTTACTGTTGCATCTAAAGGCCTGTGCTCTCTGCAAGAAATAAGCTTTACTAGTTTATCTTAAACTAAAAGAGGTAGTCCTTTTTGAGAAGACACATGGACTCTTAAGATAAACAGTCTGCTCACTGGCTATACAAGTTCTTTGTCACGTGCCCAATTCATGGCCATGGGTTAACTGAAATTCACATATGCCCagtgcagtatttttttttttcacttttgtaaaAGGTGTGAGGTAGGAAACAAGGCCTAACTTTACTTTACAAATGAGTAAACTAAGGATGGGCTTCAGAAAAAATGTATTGATTTGCTGAAATTACAAGATTTATAGTGGGAGTCCTGGTCTTCTGACCCCCACTGCATCTCATTGTCAtttaagtagttttttttttttttgttttgcggtacgtgggcctctcactgctgtagcctctcctgctgtggagcacagactccggacgcgcaggctcagcggccatggctcacgggcccagccgctccgcagcatgtgggatcttcccggaccggggcacgaacccgtgtcccctgcatcggcaggtggagcctcaaccactgcgccaccagggaagccctaagtagtTTTTAGTTTGACTTTTTCCCCTAATTTTGTTCCTGGTATCTTTCTGGGTTAAAACATCTTGGTTCTGTCCAGGGCTTTGGGAAACTTACGTTCTTAGCAGTTGTTCTAAAGGCAGAGATGAATAATTGCTTGCCAAATATTAGAGGCACATATATTGTGTTCAAACCACACTTTGTTGATCAGGTATTGCCATAATAATGCTGCAtaataaaccaattaaaaaaacagtgcCTGATAGCAATAGTGTTCTTTCTTATGCTCAATAATCTGCGGGTCAGCTGGAGTTCTGCTCATCTAGACTTGATTCAGCTAGGTAGCTCTGCTTTAGGCTGCAGGTTGGATGGATTTACTTCAGGTTGTAGGCTGGGTTCAGTTCTGttcttcatgtgtttttttctagAGCCCAGATTGGTTGAAAACAGTGGCTGTCTAGGTTATACTCTACGCATGGCTGGTCACTGCCAAGTCGTGCAAATATGGGTGAGGGCTCTGCTGACATCAGAACCAACATTCCACTGACCAGAGCAGGTCCTATGGCTAAGCCTAACACCACTGGGGCAGGGAAGTGTACTCTAACTAGAGTGAAAGGAGAGGCagagtgaatttttttgttgttgttgttgggaaCATTCTCTTTATTGCTTGGTTGTGTATTTTGAGAAAGCAAATCCACTGGCACTTGCGAAGGCTTAGAACATAAACCAACGTTAGAAGTAACAGAAACACATAGCTAAAAGTTTTACTTTAATCACAAATTCACAACTAGAGATTTCATTTGCGTATCTTAGAAAGCTAAAAAGACATGTTAAATTTTTTAACCAATCAGCAAAAACATGTGCCACACAGATTTTTAATGTTCATAATTTAGAATTTAtcacataaatatattatttataaatatattctttatttgtaaaattattattattaaaacatttctttccaaCACAGTTGAAATTCTCATGtgtgttttaaggaaaaaaaccctaccctattttaaaatgtattactaaACTTCAATGTGTGAATAAACCAGTGCCAACAAACtgaaaacgaaaaaaaaaaagaaaaacatactgcTGTGTTGGATATGCAGTTGTTACTGCAAATAACACCACATGTCCTACACGGTGATCATATACATGCTCTTATTTCTTCTCAGTCATTATCAGAACCATTTGGAGGTAGGAAAACCAATGCATCATTGAAAATATGCCCAAATGCCCTAAGACGGTATACCCCGTACATCATTACATGCATCTGATTAGGCGTCAGTCCATTAAAAGTAACAGCCATATCTGAACAACATCCTTCTACTACCTGGTTGGGGTGATTAGTCATTGCCTCTTTAATAAAAAGCCCAACAGACTTGGTGTTAAATATATCTTTTCCTTCAGCATCTTCTGCATTTTCTGCAAATACTCCAGCGTATTTCAGGCAGACTGCTAGCTGCTTATCTTCAGATATCTTCCAAATCATCCCTTCCTGTTCAGGACACTTTTCAGGAATACTGAGAAGGCTGTTAAGTCTTTTCATTGATTCTACACTTAAGACAATTCCTCCTTCCATACTCACATACTCGAGGTCTCCAGATTTTATAGTGTGGCCTAGATAGAAAGGTTGTGATGGATCCTTTTTTAACAAAAAGTACTTTAAGTTTTCAATAATAGCAAACGTAGTGGGGCGTGCAAGGAAGAACCAGTTGTATTGGTCTCTATATTTATCAAAGGCGTATTTGTAAGCTTTTCTCATCATTAACCACAtgtcatttgtttccatgttAATTGACTCAAACACTTTAACATTTTCAGAACTGAAGAACTCTGCTTTGTCACAGTGTTTGGTCCAAGTCTCCTTCACTGCAGCCCAGAGACTCACATCTTTGGGTTTGACAAGGATGATACAGTATACTCGAAAGCTCTTACTGAGCTCCATGCGTTCATCCTCTGAAATTTTCAAGATATCTTCTTTATTAGGAGCTTGTAGGTGATGATGCTCATGGTGgtgcattctatttccatgacCAATCCTAATGTGTCCTAGCATAGTGATCAAGGCACAGAAAATGCTTCCAAGCATTACACCCTTCAAAAATGAACTGCTTTCAGAAAGCATTTTTCCCGCGTCTAGAGCGGCTCAGGGGCGGTAAAGCGCAGCCGCGCACGGCTTTCCTCTCACGTTCGCGCGCCACTCGGATACGTTCCTGGTCGGGCTGCTCTACATGCAGGCGGTTTCTTCTCGTTGGTTTCGCTAAAGGTGGTGAGGGCCCGGAAGTAGACGCCACAACGGCGCGGGCAGCGGGGCGGGGCAAAGGAGCCCTAGGCCAGGCGGAGCCGCCCGCCCGCGCCGACGTCGGAAGGGCCCGCGCGCACGCAGCTGGCAGAgtgaatttttattgaatgatAATTTAATAATTCAATATTTGCTTAGTAGTTTACCCAACTGAATGGACAGAAGaccaaaattagaattttatattcCTCCTTGAGAAAATTGTTCTCTTTCtacatgtaatattttttttctttgtttaaaaaaattgtatttatttttgaaattaaaaatgaaaagctttcaaattaatgtatcttttataattattaatacagTTTGTTGTGAAATTTGTTGCCATATAGAAATTGAAGAAAGGTGTGACTGACTGAAGTTATCTGTCAATACATACTTTGACTTTTGAGTCTGTGGACCCTCAAGTCTCCCTCCTCTCCAAATGCGGGCTCTTTGATTTGAGTCAAAGACCAAATAGATGGCAAGGAATGTCAGTGGGCTACTAGACAGGTGGggttaaatgaagaaaatttataaacagaaatGGCTCAAGAAAGAACTCTggctttccaaagaaaatatatatctaataaaAGGGGTAAAATATAAAAGTCATCCCAAGTCACAACTCTAGAGGCAACTACTCAAACTTTTCTTGATGTGGTTTTTGTCATTTCTCTGcatacagagacatataaatgtGTGATTATGTATGTTGTTTTATCTCTCAGTTATAGGATTAGGTAGCATGTTAtggaaatactttctttttttaacatctttattggagtataattgctttacaatggtgtgttagtttctgctttataacaaagtgaatcagctatacatatacatatatgtatctttatcaaagataaggtgaccatatctaCATGTAATAGTGATTTGATAAGTCACAAGGCAAGTTCCTGACTGAAGACTAAAACATTGCACAATTATTCCAACAGTTTTTGTTTGATCCTTTTCCTACCACCTCACTTCAAAACAGGGACTCTGAGCAGACATGATGAGGCAGTTTAAGTAGGAGCTCAATCCTGAAACCAGTGGTCTCTGAGAACCATCATTATGCATATATGGAACTTCCACAGGCTGCCTAACACTGGTTTAGGTGCTGCAACGTTTATATAATTTAGGCTGGGAGTCATTACTTCTTTTGGGGAGTTTACAGCCTTCTCAGAGCAGATAAAGATGCTATTTAATAATACAGATtaaatataagaagaaaataatagaatgtaGAACTGGAAGGAATTTAAACTGCTACCCTCACTTCAAAGATCAGAAACCTGAGGtccagaaagattaaataattttttgaagGATAGAAGAAGTTGGTGACATATTTAGGTCTAGAATCCAGAATTTTTTGTACTCACGGTCAAAAGTTGAAAAGAGTACTCACAAGAATCAGAATTTATTGAAGGGGAGGCAGTTCCACAGTTATTTTTCCAAGTGGAATTAACTTTAGAGCAGCTGAGGCAAGCTGTTAGAAGATTTCAGGTAGTGTGAAGGTGGAAGGAATACCGTCTGAATGTTGAGACATATTAGAAGAACTCACAGAGCCAGTAGCTAAATGAGGATATTATTAGTCTGTAGTCATACTTTTGTCTGAAGGCTGAACTTGGTCCCTGGGATACAGCTTAAAGAAAGAACATCATTTATCACAACGACAGAAAGAAATTGAGATTTTtcagtattttgttatagaaagCAGACATGTTGCCCTGGCcatatgacatttttggtttATAGGATGTTTGTGATTAGCCTGGGGTGCTATTACTTTCTTTATGATATTGCCAACACATAggtccttctttcttccctgtttCCACTAACTGTAGGCCCCATGCGAGGgactagagaaaaaaattcagcGTAACTTCGCTCTAAGAAAGATACTGAGCTACCCTAATTCAGCTGGGTTGGACTTCATTCTGGGTAACTCCAATCCAAGCAGAAGCTTACAAATCAAATAAGCACTGATGTCCACAAGGTGGAAAATCAAAAGCAATAAACATGCTCCACACACTTCTTGGGCCTCTGTAGTATCAGCCATATATCATGGTAAGTAATTGATTCAATCTTGTAATTGACCAGTcataatctgctttttaaaaagcaccagTTCTTCAGATCACATTTATATTGCTCCATTTTTCTAAAGAGAGAAACTGTGGGATTCATGAATGTGTGTGTAAGTtcatcataaatttaaaaatttttcttaacattttcccTGATGATCTGTTTAAATTAGAAGTCACAGATTTAGTTTTCTCCTTCATTCATCTGAGGTAAGAATTCTTACACTTATGTATTGGAGTCAGAGAGGTTGTGCATTAGATTAAAATGATCTTAAGAAGCATTTACCCTGTCATATATGTCTGGTTGCTTTTGTTGTTTATATCCTGAATTGGTGACTTGCTTATAATTAGAATtgttagatattttatatatgattttaaaatatattttgtgaacATTATCTGATTACGAGCTGATAAGTCTTGTGATGTATTTGTATGGCATACAGAAactgatgtgtatatatatcagacTCAGTGAATGGCCCCTCACTTAATTGCTTCAGCAAAACTGAGAGTTTAATCAAAGTGTAACTTGGTAAATCAACAAAGACTTCCAAAAAGATctagattttaaataatttcccaGAATACGAGAGGGATGTGGAATTGTGAGAATAGAAAGAATTAGGATGAGAGCCTCaagtaaaatacacacacacacacacacacacacgaaacaaaacaaaacaaaacaaaacgcaaGGAAATAGAGTTACTAGGATTTTCAACAAAAGAATTATTTGACTGACAACAACAGTAAAGTTCCCATTCTCCAATTTTATGCTGTCTTTAACTATCTTAATAATAGCATCTAAATGTAGTGTTAGTTAAACTGAAATAAACACAAAGTTGTTTGGGAACACGTGAGTATAAACTGCAggatgattcatttatatttacagaTGGGACTTCACTCACCACAGCAGGACTCCAGGCTTTACCATAAATGTCTGGATGTTTTATAGTTCTTGGCTcttctaattaaaaaaaggagTTTTACTTGCAGCAAGGGATGGGCACTGTCTACATGCCACTTTGAAAAAATGCTAACTCAATCATCATTGATAATTTACTCCACTAAAGGAGACATGTCTTGGCCTGTAGTAAGATAAGCACCAGGTGAGTTTGCAGAATTAAAACACTGAGAGGGAAGTTAACCCGGCATTTCTTATCCTGAAACGGTTGATTTAGGACTCTAAAGGTTAAGTTAAAGGTCACTTGAATTTAAATATCTTAACACAAAAGTCAACCTAAAAGGCAATacatacccaaagaaatctaGGAAAATTATTGCACTGTCCCATTTAAGACCTAATGTTAGTAAATGAAATTCCAAAAGTCACATAGTTCAGACAACAGCATGGTGTTTACCACTGGAATGAACAAAACCAGAGAACCTCAGAGCCACAAAATGCATCAGGGAGTCTGTTGAGAGCTAATAACATTTACTGTAAGTTCTTTAAAGCTAGTACCAATTGATCAGCTTCTCCTTATCTGTCACGGAACATAAATAGGAAGGATTGTCCTAGGGACTTCACTCTCATTTTCTGAAAGCACAAAAGGGAACTAAGCAGAAGTGATACTGTTCTTCAGACAGAGGTGAAGAGGAGAATTTGGCTTCCATGCCATCCCAGTGCTGCAGACCTT
This window harbors:
- the LOC101288367 gene encoding C1GALT1-specific chaperone 1-like — its product is MLSESSSFLKGVMLGSIFCALITMLGHIRIGHGNRMHHHEHHHLQAPNKEDILKISEDERMELSKSFRVYCIILVKPKDVSLWAAVKETWTKHCDKAEFFSSENVKVFESINMETNDMWLMMRKAYKYAFDKYRDQYNWFFLARPTTFAIIENLKYFLLKKDPSQPFYLGHTIKSGDLEYVSMEGGIVLSVESMKRLNSLLSIPEKCPEQEGMIWKISEDKQLAVCLKYAGVFAENAEDAEGKDIFNTKSVGLFIKEAMTNHPNQVVEGCCSDMAVTFNGLTPNQMHVMMYGVYRLRAFGHIFNDALVFLPPNGSDND